The following are from one region of the Salicibibacter kimchii genome:
- the folD gene encoding bifunctional methylenetetrahydrofolate dehydrogenase/methenyltetrahydrofolate cyclohydrolase FolD, which yields MTAKIISGKELSTQLRSELAEEVPELKVTPSLAVILVGDDPASHSYVRGKEKACKTAGIHSIVKHHPSSLREDELMAEIDALNKDSSVHGILVQLPLPDHISENAVIERIAVNKDVDGFHPVNVGKLLTGKKAFTPCTPLGIMKMLEISGVDPRGKHAVVVGRSQLVGRPVGQLLLNEDATVTYCHSKTKDLASHTSRADILIAAAGRAGMIDETHVKEGAAVIDVGVNRVESTGKLIGDVQFEQVKEKAGWITPVPGGVGPMTITMLLHNTVEAARGTMVNDES from the coding sequence ATGACAGCGAAGATCATTAGCGGCAAAGAATTATCCACACAATTGCGAAGCGAGTTGGCTGAGGAAGTCCCGGAATTAAAGGTGACGCCATCGCTCGCGGTTATTTTGGTTGGGGACGACCCGGCATCGCACAGTTACGTGCGAGGGAAGGAAAAGGCTTGTAAAACTGCAGGTATTCACTCGATTGTAAAACACCATCCTTCGTCATTGCGGGAAGATGAATTGATGGCTGAAATCGATGCTTTAAATAAAGACAGCAGTGTACACGGCATTTTAGTTCAGCTGCCGTTGCCGGATCATATATCCGAAAATGCCGTTATCGAAAGGATTGCCGTAAACAAAGATGTGGATGGCTTTCATCCGGTCAATGTCGGGAAATTACTGACAGGAAAAAAAGCGTTTACGCCTTGCACACCACTCGGCATCATGAAAATGTTGGAAATCAGCGGCGTTGATCCGAGAGGCAAGCACGCGGTCGTCGTTGGCAGGAGCCAACTCGTAGGCAGGCCGGTGGGGCAACTTTTGTTGAATGAAGATGCCACGGTGACCTATTGCCATTCGAAAACGAAAGATCTGGCCTCGCATACGAGCCGAGCGGATATTCTCATCGCTGCTGCCGGACGAGCAGGTATGATCGATGAAACCCATGTTAAAGAGGGCGCGGCTGTCATTGACGTCGGCGTGAACCGCGTGGAGAGTACGGGAAAACTGATCGGTGATGTACAGTTTGAACAAGTGAAAGAAAAAGCAGGATGGATCACGCCCGTTCCGGGTGGCGTCGGCCCAATGACGATTACCATGCTTTTACATAATACGGTGGAAGCCGCTCGAGGGACGATGGTCAATGATGAATCCTGA
- the nusB gene encoding transcription antitermination factor NusB, translated as MNRRLARIRAVQALYQIEMTGIEWKLALQSSMDDEEEADDYLYDVIPGVLAVQPKIDEQIAGQLEHWALERVGNVDRAVLRLAVYEMQHREDIPVNVALNEAINTAKAFGGDEAGKFVNGVLSNLRKARGLGAKSEYDSEDH; from the coding sequence ATGAATCGAAGACTGGCAAGAATACGGGCGGTGCAAGCGCTGTATCAAATAGAAATGACCGGCATTGAATGGAAACTCGCGCTCCAATCGTCAATGGACGATGAGGAAGAAGCAGATGATTATCTTTATGATGTTATTCCCGGCGTTCTCGCGGTACAGCCGAAGATCGACGAACAAATTGCAGGGCAGCTGGAGCATTGGGCATTGGAAAGAGTGGGGAATGTCGATCGTGCCGTCTTGCGTCTGGCTGTCTATGAAATGCAGCATCGGGAAGATATTCCGGTAAATGTGGCACTTAATGAAGCGATTAATACTGCGAAGGCATTCGGCGGAGATGAAGCCGGCAAATTTGTCAACGGGGTTTTATCAAACCTGCGAAAAGCGCGTGGATTGGGGGCAAAGAGCGAGTATGACAGCGAAGATCATTAG